A single Phalacrocorax aristotelis chromosome 18, bGulAri2.1, whole genome shotgun sequence DNA region contains:
- the OVCA2 gene encoding esterase OVCA2, protein MLRDTARALAPAPRGKGGAVRRKRRSPLPVAAGAMSEGRPLRLLGLHGYRQSERRFRQRTGALRKALRGRAELVAVSAPHPVPGGEDGDGDGDDPPRGWWFSGPGTFEAGEAAAAPAGLEESLSAVAAALAEHGPFDGLLGFSQGAALAAMVCALRARGDPRFPVAFAILVAGFTSRAPSHGHFYREPIALPTLHVMGDTDTVIAAPLSRELAQHFVEPVVLTHPGGHFVPTAAPQKKAYLDFLDLFRHRQGQAESPQTGAV, encoded by the exons ATGCTCCGGGACACGGCACGGGCTCTGGCCCCGGCCCCCCGAGG GAAGGGGGGGGCCGTTAGGCGGAAGCGGCGCTCTCCGCTTCCGGTGGCGGCGGGCGCCATGTCGGAGGGGCGGCCGCTGCGGCTGCTGGGTCTGCACGGTTACCGGCAGAGCGAGCGCCGCTTCCGCCAGCGCACCGGAGCGCTGCGCAAGGCCCTGCGCGGCCGCGCGGAGCTGGTGGCGGTCAGCGCCCCGCACCCCGTGCCCGGCGGCGaggacggggacggggacggcgACGACCCTCCCCGCGGCTGGTGGTTCTCCGGGCCCGGCACCTTTGAGGCGGGGGAGGCAGCGGCGGCGCCGGCGGGGCTGGAGGAGTCGCTAtcggcggtggcggcggcccTGGCGGAGCACGGCCCCTTTGACGGGCTGCTGGGCTTCAGCCAGGGCGCGGCGCTGGCCGCCATGGTGTGCGCCCTGCGGGCCCGGGGCGACCCCCGCTTCCCCGTGGCCTTCGCCATCCTGGTGGCCGGCTTCACCAGCCGCGCCCCGTCCCACGGCCACTTCTACCGGGAGCCCATCGCCCTGCCCACGCTGCACGTCATGGGTGACACTGACACCGTCATTGCCGCCCCGCTTAGCAGGGAGCTGGCCCAGCACTTCGTGGAGCCAGTCGTCCTCACCCACCCCGGCGGGCACTTTGTCCCCACGGCTGCCCCGCAGAAGAAGGCCTACCTGGACTTCCTGGACCTCTTCCGCCACAGACAGGGACAGGCCGAGTCCCCACAGACTGGGGCTGTTTGA
- the HIC1 gene encoding hypermethylated in cancer 1 protein — MRVHRDLGWLAEATGRPGRRARSGMLDAMEVPSHSRQLLLQLNTQRTKGFLCDVIIVVQNALFRAHKNILAASSAYLKSLVVHDNLLNLDHEMVSPGIFRLILDFIYTGRLAECEPGGEQSLGAVLAAASYLQIPGLVALCKKKLKRSGKYCHLRGGYAPYKLGRGLRAATPVIQACYSGTPRPVDLPPVEPAAPLNTQCGELYASAAQGAPLHPHGLCPPERHCSPPCGLDLSKKSPTGPSAQLLPTDRLLPGEPREPSLPPRHDSPPVSAGLLASHAAAYKDSPPGGEPGGHPHAPDPFRSTPPCAEPPLPRADGRELMYRWMKHEPLGPYLDEGEAEKELEREEKAESPPTVPQPRYPSVESNDLEPDNSTSEETGSSEGPSPGDALDRYCNHLGYEPESLGDNLYVCIPCGKGFPSSEQLNAHVEAHNEEELYHKAAAEQAVPFLDKGGPGLGDILRPYRCSSCDKSYKDPATLRQHEKTHWLTRPYPCTICGKKFTQRGTMTRHMRSHLGLKPFACDACGMRFTRQYRLTEHMRIHSGEKPYECQVCGGKFAQQRNLISHMKMHAAGPDGKAKLDFPDSVYAMARLTADQLGLKQEKAAELLSHTSHFLSDPKAMESLYPLAKFTAEHLGLSQDKAAEVLAQAPHLHAEAARTIERYSPP, encoded by the exons ATGAGAGTTCACCGAGACCTCGGCTGGTTGGCGGAGGCCACCGGGCGCCCAG GGCGGCGGGCGAGGAGCGGGATGCTGGATGCCATGGAGGTGCCGAGCCACTCgcggcagctgctgctgcagctgaacacGCAGCGCACCAAGGGCTTCCTGTGCGACGTGATCATCGTGGTGCAGAACGCGCTCTTCCGCGCACACAAGAACATCCTGGCGGCCAGCAGCGCCTACCTCAAGTCGCTGGTGGTGCACGACAACCTGCTCAACCTGGACCACGAGATGGTTAGCCCCGGCATCTTTCGCCTCATCCTTGACTTCATCTACACCGGCCGCCTGGCTGAGTGTGAGCCGGGTGGCGAGCAGAGCCTGGGCGCTGTGCTGGCCGCCGCCAGCTACCTCCAGATCCCCGGCTTGGTGGCCCTTTGCAAGAAGAAGCTGAAACGCAGCGGCAAATACTGCCACCTGCGTGGGGGCTACGCGCCCTACAAGCTGGGCCGGGGGCTGCGTGCCGCCACGCCGGTCATCCAGGCCTGCTACTCGGGGACCCCGCGGCCCGTGGACCTGCCGCCCGTGGAGCCGGCGGCGCCGCTCAACACGCAGTGCGGGGAGCTCTATGCCTCGGCCGCCCAGGGCGCCCCGCTGCACCCCCACGGGCTGTGCCCGCCCGAGCGCCACTGCTCGCCGCCCTGCGGCCTCGACCTCTCCAAGAAGAGCCCCACTGGCCCCTCcgcccagctcctgcccaccGACCGCCTGCTGCCCGGCGAGCCCCGCGAGCCCTCGCTGCCCCCACGGCACGACAGCCCCCCGGTCAGCGCCGGCCTCCTGGCCAGCCACGCCGCCGCCTACAAGGACTCCCCGCCGGGCGGCGAGCCAGGAGGGCACCCCCACGCCCCCGACCCCTTCCGCAGCACGCCACCCTGTGCCGAGCCCCCGCTGCCCCGCGCCGACGGGCGTGAGCTGATGTACCGCTGGATGAAGCACGAGCCCCTGGGCCCCTACCTGGACGAGGGGGAGGCGGAGAAGGAGCTGGAGCGGGAGGAAAAGGCCGAGTCGCCGCCCACGGTGCCGCAGCCCCGCTACCCCAGCGTGGAGAGCAACGACCTGGAGCCTGATAACAGCACGAGTGAGGAGACGGGCAGCAGCGAGGGCCCCTCGCCTGGCGATGCGCTGGACCGCTACTGCAACCACCTGGGCTACGAGCCGGAGAGCCTGGGTGACAACCTATATGTCTGTATCCCCTGTGGCAAAGGCTTCCCCAGCTCCGAGCAGCTCAACGCTCACGTGGAGGCCCACAACGAAGAGGAGCTCTATCACAAGGCGGCAGCCGAGCAGGCTGTGCCCTTCCTGGACAAGGGTGGCCCAGGGCTGGGTGACATCCTGCGGCCCTACCGCTGCTCCTCCTGTGACAAGTCCTACAAGGACCCGGCCACGCTGCGGCAGCACGAGAAGACGCACTGGCTGACGCGCCCCTACCCCTGCACCATCTGCGGCAAGAAGTTCACACAACGCGGCACCATGACCCGCCACATGCGCAGCCACCTCGGCCTCAAGCCCTTCGCCTGCGACGCCTGCGGGATGCGCTTCACCCGCCAGTACCGCCTGACTGAGCACATGCGCATCCACTCGGGCGAGAAGCCCTATGAGTGCCAGGTGTGCGGCGGGAAGTTCGCCCAGCAGCGCAACCTCATCAGCCACATGAAGATGCATGCGGCCGGCCCCGATGGCAAAGCCAAGCTGGACTTCCCCGACAGCGTCTATGCCATGGCCCGCCTCACCGCCGACCAGCTGGGGCTCAAGCAGGAGAAGGCGGCCGAGCTGCTCTCCCACACCTCGCACTTCCTCAGTGACCCCAAGGCCATGGAGAGCCTCTACCCGCTGGCCAAGTTCACGGCCGAGCACCTGGGGCTGAGCCAGGACAAGGCGGCTGAGGTGCTGGCGCAGGCTCCGCACCTCCACGCCGAGGCCGCCCGGACCATAGAGCGATACTCGCCCCCCTAG